The Eulemur rufifrons isolate Redbay chromosome 29, OSU_ERuf_1, whole genome shotgun sequence DNA window TGGGGTCATCCTGGGATTCATCTCCCTGGACTCCAGACTGCAcagccccatgtacttcttcctctcaCACCTGGCCATTGTCGACATGGCGTATGCCTGCAGCACGGTGCCCCAGATGCTGGTGAACCTCCTGGACCCAGCCAAGCCCATCTCCTTCACTGGCTGCTTGACGCAGACCTTTCTCTTTTTGAGTTTGGCACATACAGAATGTCTTCTCCTGGTGGTGATGTCCTATGACCGGtatgtggccatctgccacccccTCCGATATTCTGCCATCATGACCTGGAGAGTCTGCATCATTCTGGTGGTGACTTCCTGGATTTTAGGAGTCTTGTTGGCCCTTGTACATCTAGTGTTACTCCTACCATTGCCCTTCTGCGGACCTCAGAAAGTTAatcactttttctgtgaaattataGCTGTTCTCAAACTTGCTTGTGCAGATACCCACATTAATGAGGTCATGGTCTTGGCTGGGGCAGTATCCGTGCTGGTGGGACCCTTCTCTTCAATTGTGATATCTTACATTCATATTCTCTGTGCCATCCTAAAGATCCAGTCAGGGCAGGGGCGCCAgaaagccttctccacctgctcctcccacctctgtgTGGTTGGACTCTTTTATGGCACAGCCATTATCATGTATGTTGGGCCCCGATATGGGAACCCCGAGGAGCAGAAGAAATATCTCCTACTGTTTCACAGCCTATTCAATCCCATGCTCAACCCCCTGATCTATAGTCTGAGGAACAAAGAAGTCAAAGGTGCTCTGATGAGGATGCTTGAAAAGGAGGGAACTTCATGAAAgccttacaaaataataaaataactgggTTTAATGGGATCTGAGAAGTCATCTGATCCAATACCTACAGAGGATACCTAGGGCATCCTTTCCATCTTCTTGAAATCTTCCTGTGACTACCTCCCGTGAAAGCCCATTCTGCTTTTCTCTCCCTAGGATTGAAGGTTGGTGCTACACAATTcatgaaaatatcattttttattttgagacagagtcttacttttgtgggggctacagtgcagtagcatcatcatagctcactgcagcctcaaacttctgggctcaagtgatcctcctgcctcagcctcctgagaagctggaactataggtgtgagccaccatgcccagctaacttttgtaatttttgtaaagatgaggtcttgctatgttcctcAGACTGGTCACAAACTCGTGgtctcatgcaatcctcctgtctcggcctcccaaagtgctaggattacaggcatgagccaccacgcttggctgaaaatatatatatactagcTGTGTACACACTTTTAATGTTGTTATGTGAAATGTTCTGaataagaggaaataaatttGTATCATTTTGTCCTGTAAGCAGGACTTGCAGGCaaaattttatagagaaaagacAAGTATTTGTAGAGTATTTAAGATATAGGAATTAGAAGAGGTTGATAACATAGTTgttatttaagtatttttgatTCAGCAAGTGTCATCTCCTTTAAAAACAGGTCTACATCTAAAATATTTGGATGTATTCCCATGATAGTGATGTTTTCCAAGGCATAATCAACTTAGATTAGGAAGTGCATGAACCATGAATTTAAGTGacagagaattgaaaatataaactGTGATGCAACTCACAACAATTAGAAACCCTCAGCAAATGCCATGCTAATAAATATAATAGGCAGATGGGAGATTTTTCTATCCCTTTTTCTCTGTTTGTGGAGTCCAGGGGGAGTAGAAGGACTTTATTGACTACCAAGCCTTACTGTAAAGCCATAGTAACTCAGTAAATGTGGCGGTGGAACTAGGAAAAACAAATATACCAATGACACAGTGTGGTTAACTAAAAATCCAGAAACACATCACACACTTGATCTGAGACAAAGGTAGCCTTggtgttttcaataaataaaataatgccggCTCAGCTAGCTATCCATCTCGATGAACACTAAAATACGGCCCTGCCACACACAGTGCACGAAAATAAATTTCAGGTTGGTTTTAGATctaaatatgaaagataaaaacaaacttCCCACAATACAAATCTTAGAGTagcaaaaatttcttaaacaaaatcCAAACAGATGAGATCATTTCATTATTATGTTACAAACACTGATAagattctgttttccttttgcatttttaaaatgtaagaacaaggcattattttttaaactgcttCTCAAAAGTTACTTTAATTAAATGTAAAGAGAGCAAGAATgtatttaactttgtttatttttaaaaagcaaatgttttcacTATGTATGTTGTCAGGTACATGTGAATCAGAGAAATTGCTTTTATGGTAAGGGCATTTCACTGTATTTCCACCAGCCAGAACCTTTCTCTCAAATTTATTAAGTGACAACGTAGTCAAGTTCTTGCACTCTAGGATCTGATAAAGGGTTTCCCTAGGATGAGGACGACCATCCCTGGAGAGTAAGTTTGGAACATCCATCAGGAGAAGCTTATCCGCCACCTGTACAGAAGGCTTCATTGCACCCAGAAAACAAAATCCTTATCAAATGTCTATGGGACCTCTCCCTGGCATTTATTAGCATATGCCTCcagggaaacaaagaaaaggagcCCTAATGTGCCTCACTTTGCTGGCTGGAGGATATTTCTAGGATGTAGTAGAAGCAGATGATTCTCAGTAGAAGAAGAAAGATGATTCACAGGAAAAATCATATAATACCTTGAGCTTCACCTTCATGCTgtaaaaagcagcagcaggaatATAGATATGGCTCTTATGCCTCTTTCAGTTTGATACCGTGAGCCAGGGACATCTATCACTATGAGCCACTTCCTGTAAGTGTGACCAGAAGGAGGCGGGACTAAGGGGAGTCTGAAACAAATGTTATGTTTTGACACCGTAGGTATCAGATGTCACTTGGAGACCCCGCACGGTGACAGGAAGGGATCTACATGAaggtgtttttttccttatttttcctaaACCTGAAGATTTCTGCCAGCCTTCTGCCTTGCTTTTCTCCTGTAAACCACTAATCAGTGTATAAATAATGATTCatacaaaagaaaatgctatttctGGTATTTTCTTCAAATTGCCCTTGAATGTAGAGGAAAACTCAGAGACAGGGAAAGGTTGCATCTGAATCACTGCTTCTGAAGCAGGTTCAATGGACAATGAGTCCCAGGTACCCTTTCTGTCCTGAGGATTGGAACAGATGACAGGTGCTTGGGGGACTTCTAGATGTGGAGGGTTtacaaagaaaattgtttttttgtattttcccttgttatcagaaagaaaaatattttccagaaggaCTCTCTTGCAGTAGGTTTTTGCTTGTATTCCATTGGCTAAGACTGAGTCAAATGGAAGTCCCTAAACCACTCACTGACAGAGATGAAATTGAATGCTTGGGTTGGGCCAATCATGGTTTTACTCTCTGTGGCTCAGAGTAAGGACCACTTTCTCTGATAACGTGACTTCCTGGTGCCTTTAGAAAATCAATATAGGATCAGCAAGGAAGTAGGCAATGGCTATAGCACTCACAACTGGCTTATCTGTCCAACAGTTTGAATTCTGAAGCCAGCCTGCTTAAATCTTGAAAAGAAGAAGGACGTTTAAGTGTACAAATTTACTTTTCCTTCAATTTTAGGGACCCAACTGATACTTGCTCAAGATAAGGCatgatatttaaaacataatggcTACAGTctttaaatataataagaaaatatttttacatcaaGGGGTTCTTTTAATAACttaatctcaatttttttaaaaaagattctgaATTAGACTAAGTATTTTAGTTTCATAGTAGATACTCTTCTCTCtgctacattaaaaatatatttacttcaaAATAGCATGAGGGATATGAAAtcatttttgtcaaaatatttataattatctaGCCTTATATTTCTCTAAGCTCACAGAGAATGTGGGATTCAATTAATTAAATGTGTAAGTGACATGgttgtatttttctgtattgtctaatttattttcatattgggCAAATgttctttttacaaaaaaagtcaaaatacttTGATAAGATATTGTGGAATTCATTTTTGTTAAATTGTTTATATGTGTACCCTATTAGCCTTGTATCTGTACACATTAATGAAGAAATACCTGGGATATTGAGCTATCAATCATAATGATTATTTCTGGGTGCTGTAAcctggaataatttttttcaaggtgcttttcaaaattgctttattttgtatatattgagCTTTTGTCCTTCTTATAAAAAACAAAGGCTACTTTTCTCTcctaaaagaagagaaacagcaTGGTAAAGAAGTGTTgagatttttaaagacaaagatggtAATGTGAG harbors:
- the OR2A25 gene encoding olfactory receptor 2A25, with product MGENQTSITEFLLLGFPLGPRIQMLLFGLFSLFYVLTLLGNGVILGFISLDSRLHSPMYFFLSHLAIVDMAYACSTVPQMLVNLLDPAKPISFTGCLTQTFLFLSLAHTECLLLVVMSYDRYVAICHPLRYSAIMTWRVCIILVVTSWILGVLLALVHLVLLLPLPFCGPQKVNHFFCEIIAVLKLACADTHINEVMVLAGAVSVLVGPFSSIVISYIHILCAILKIQSGQGRQKAFSTCSSHLCVVGLFYGTAIIMYVGPRYGNPEEQKKYLLLFHSLFNPMLNPLIYSLRNKEVKGALMRMLEKEGTS